GCGAAATTCCCGTAGGAGCTGTTATTGTTGCTGACAATGTAATAATATCAAAGGCATATAACCAGACTGAATTACTTAACGATGTTACGGCTCACGCCGAGATGCTTGCTTATACAGCAGCCAGCAATTACTTAGGAAGTAAATATCTGTTAAACTGTACTTTGTACACTACCTTAGAGCCCTGTGTGATGTGTGCTGCAGCAGGTAGCAGAACGCAAATAAGCAGTATAGTTTTCGGAGCATACGACAATAAAAGAGGATTTTCTACTGTGAGCTCAAATATTTTTAATCCGAAAACAGAAATAATCGGTGGAGTGCTACACGACGAATGTAAGAGCCTATTAGACGAGTTTTTTAAAAGCAAACGCTAATTCTTTGGTACGTTTTTTGAAATTTGTAAGCCGAATACAACGAAAATTCAAGTCATGAAGAAGAAAATATTATTAAAGTCGGCGTTTTTGATTTCGGTTATTACATTTTGCATCAATCCAATGTTGTATTCGCAAAAGGTTCCTACAAGTGTTGATATTGGCGAAAAAATGTTTTACAGAGTTGCATTTAATTCAATGCTTACAGGAAACTTGAAAGCCGGCGAGGTTGTAGTTGAAGTTAAAAGATCGAATTTAAAATTCTCCGAAGACAAGGTTTATCATGCTGTTGTAAACGGAAGTACAAGTGGCTTAATAGAGTTGTTTTATAAGGTCAACGACAGATTTGAATCTCATATCTCGGAAGAAACCAACCTACCTTATCTTTTTATTAGAGATATCAGCGAAAACAAATATAAAAAGTATGAAAAAATCATTTTCGATAGGAAAAAACAAGTTGCATTGAGCGGTGATAAAGTTATATCCGTACCACACAATGTATTAGACTTGG
The genomic region above belongs to Lentimicrobiaceae bacterium and contains:
- a CDS encoding nucleoside deaminase; translation: MDKIVFSHEYFMREALKLAQIAFAEGEIPVGAVIVADNVIISKAYNQTELLNDVTAHAEMLAYTAASNYLGSKYLLNCTLYTTLEPCVMCAAAGSRTQISSIVFGAYDNKRGFSTVSSNIFNPKTEIIGGVLHDECKSLLDEFFKSKR
- a CDS encoding DUF3108 domain-containing protein, which produces MKKKILLKSAFLISVITFCINPMLYSQKVPTSVDIGEKMFYRVAFNSMLTGNLKAGEVVVEVKRSNLKFSEDKVYHAVVNGSTSGLIELFYKVNDRFESHISEETNLPYLFIRDISENKYKKYEKIIFDRKKQVALSGDKVISVPHNVLDLVTMFFFIRNSFSFDDVLGNDIQVPLFFDNKVSDMTIKFLGTQDVKTKFGKFNCIVVKPMVLVGDTFDETYPITVYVTNDSRKVPVLIESKLRVGKMKIELTGYNRSLN